The Quercus lobata isolate SW786 chromosome 9, ValleyOak3.0 Primary Assembly, whole genome shotgun sequence region TATGGTTCGGGAGACGATTTGTCCCCCCCTTCTGTATtgtttctctttcctttttatactagcatttacCCTCTCTCCAGTGTCCACGTGTGAGCTCAACTTTCTGGGGTTGAGACTTGTCCCATTAActcatacctagagtggttgggggtggttgtaaaagctgaagagcatggacctgtcaggtgcagagttcTTTATTGCAGTATTGGCAGCCTTTTACTTAGGCCACCCCTGCACTGTGCTCGCCCTTTCTTTTAGGGGCACTACGGGATGCCGAAGACAGAATCATCCTCAACTGTGCCTCAAGGCaatttggactttcattatatgtcctcggcaatgcctttcctcggctcgggccttgggccctaatgtaaagtgagCTAGGGTCAcaaattctttggccccacaaaagcccctcaaaatcctgctgcccgacctcttggttggggaggagggttttgatgatgtTGGGCCTATACCATGGCTTGCCCAGCTTTGCCCTTCATTAATGTCGGTGTCTCTTCATTTGCCTAGGAGATGCATCAGGTTATGGGACATTCCTTTAGATTTACGCACACCACGCTCTTGCCGTTTCAGTGTACGAGGCGCGTCTTTAATAAATTCACTTTACGAGGCCACTCAAATCCAACGGTTGTAGACGGCGTTGGAAGTTGAGTAGAAATTATCTTGTTTGCAGCTCTTCTTGGAAATCTATgtagattaaatgccaccaaacttgccttccatataagaagcaaggTAGGAGGTCACTTCCTTTATGTACAGACCCTTTAGTCTCTCCAAAGTCCTAAACCTCCAGCTACGCTCAAGGTTTTCATTACCAGTGCAATCAAACCTTAGAGCATGATATGTTTGAGGCAAAGGTGAGGGTGAAGAGACCACACCCTCTTCAAAAGCATTGGGTCTCTCCGAGACTCaagatggctcggtcagggcaaggtagacagagactcaagatatttttcctcttccttcaaCCAAAATTTGAAGCAGGTGTTAGTCgcatcaaatttttggtgcAACGGAACTGGGGTTGCTCATCATCAGTACCATCTGCTCTCTTTCGAGCATAGCTAATATGGCACctgcgtgttaggagtcagggctaaAGCGGGAATTAAGCATCCCTGCTtattcctctcttccttcactgatGCCTCCTTTtacctccgcttcttcttctttcccatcaccggGTCCATCCTGAtgcttttacttctttttcttcttctccttcccttcCATCAATAGGGTCATCCTGTCATACATAACCGCTACTAGAGCAGAGTTTAGAAGGATTTGTCGTTTCcttgtatctttttatttttgcttttctttttgcttttgtaattAGCTTCTGGtgtaggcttgtttaagcccctcattgtacgctgtactatttctttgtgttaataaaagatgactttattttattctacgaattctttcttttctgcaatagttaTACCGTGAATGGATgtggtatattttttttattttgaacgATACTTAGAGCCGTAACCCTTGTTAATAAAAAGCTACTATTTGGAATTCATTGAGATTAACAGGCATGATAATGCCACCTAGAAAAAGGTTATACGTACaagactaaccgagataacagtTGAATGCTGTGTATTGTGTATGAGGCgatcatccgaggatgggtaaccCAAAAATGAACTATCGGAGAGAGAGCCGCCGAGGAGAAGGATGCTTTGCACGTTCCTAACAACATTCATAGATTTAACCCTTTTCGGCATTCGGTCCGAGGACCAAGGAATAATCGTACCGGGCCAAAATACTTGTTTACATTAGTTTCTCTAGTGCTGGGAATCCGAGAACAGGACAGGATTTCCactctgtccaaaacttagctttttttaagtagttggtttccccataggtttgagtccgaggaccatgcaataccttggttctgtccaaaacttagcttttttaagtagtcggtttccccataggtttgagtccgaggaccatacaataccttggttctgtccaaaacttagaatttccTTAAGTagtttgtttccccataggtttgagtccgaggaccatgcaataccttggttatgtccaaaacttagcttttttaagtagttggttcccccataagtttgagtccgaggaccatgatataccttggttctgtccaaaacttagcttttttaagtagttggtttccccataggtttgagtccgaggaccatacaataccttggttttgtctaaaacttagcttttttaagtagttggtttccccataggtttgagttcgaggaccatgcaataccttggttctgtccaaaacttagcttttttaagtagttggtttccccataggtttgagtccgaggaccatacaataccttagttctatccaaaacttagcttttttaagtagttggtttccccataggtttgagttcgaggaccatgcaataccttagttctgtccaaaacttaacttttttaagtagttggtttccccataggtttgagtccgagaaccatgcaataccttggttctgtccaaaacttagcttttttaagtagttggtttccccataggtttgagttcgaggaccatgcaataccttagttctgtccaaaacttagcttttttaagtttggggggattagcccctcggccaaggtgCAGGACGTTGATCTGAGGTTGGAAACCCCTAGAACCGTCCGCGCTACTGACACTtcgaagcatagcccctagtgggacTTTATGTTAGGGCACAACAACTGTCCGCTGGAAGTGATGGAGTGCCAACGCCCAGGCCTTTcctacagacggcgccaattgtaaggactcagttggtaacgaccccaaaatgatattaggttcgcacgttaagggcccaaacaatataatttgtagagcgtggacttgaaaggctaggccttggtcaccggaatGAGGCTAGTCGTGGTACTCATGGCGGTTACATAGGGACGAGCTAAAGTTGTCCATGGATCTTGTCCATGTAGCTTAAGGTTCCTTGTTGGTTGGTCGAAGTAGGCCCTTTCTCGGTGCGGCTAAGGTGGTTCCAGTCATTGAACCTTGTCTGAGGAATTTATGGAGCTCCGTGCTCTTACTATCCTTCCCTTTTTTAGGACTTTATGGTTCGGGAGACGATTTGTCCCCCCCTTCTGTATtgtttctctttcctttttatactagcatttacCCTCTCTCCAGTGTCCAAGTGTGAGCTCAACTTTCTGGGGTTGagacttgtcccatcaacccatacctagagtggttgggggtggttgtaaaaactgaaggGCATGGTGAAGAGCATGGACCTATCAGGTGCAGAGTTCTTTATTGTAGTAttggcagccttttacttggGCCACTCCTGCACTGTGCTCGCCTTTTCTTTTAGGGGCACTacgggatgccgaggacagaatcatcctcagcTGTGCCTCAAGGCaatttggactttcattataCGTCCTCGGCAATGCCTTTCCTCGgttcgggccttgggccctaatgtaaagtgggccagggtcacaaattctctggttccataaaaatttatcataatttttaaaatattttataatatcttttttgccaaaaaaaaaaaaaaaagttacataatATACAATTTCCAtgtaacttaatttttaaaaatatttttaccattttctaattagatttgattatattatcaaaaaatatatattttaaaatttatatataatttttttttaattaaaagttgAGCTCAGATGTCGTGGTTGTGCCAAATGACTTCATTATATTGCAGAaatgtttttagattttaaaaaaaaaatttataatttttttctcctataatttttaagttaataaaaatcttaatttgattacaattcaaattataGATATCAAAATTTCCCCCCTCTTTTCACGTGTATAAATATAGTTCTTTTTATGGGATTGCTTTATAACTATCCTAAAGGACCTAAACTACATTAAAAGAAACCCCTAATTATACAGTtattcttatcaaatttttctctattgttttattaattttttagataaatacaaaagcTTAATTGtggatatgaaatttttttttagagataattatgtAACACTACTACCACAAATATATAACACTACTACCACAGATATAATttaatcaggaaaaaaaaatataattacataaaTAGTGTTCtatataaaataagtatttctatattcttttaTTCTCCTTTTGTTATATATCTTCTTCGTGGAATAAAAATCACATCATATTGTGAATCCTCGAATCCCTAGGGAAACACCTCTTCCTCTAGCTACAAAGGTatgcatttcttttcttttccattttcttttcacAAAGCTGCATTCTAATTCATGAGTAAGGAGCAATAAATTCAATGATAATTATAAATAGAGTCTTTAGGTAAATCTATAAATGTTATTTTCTACGAGTGTGTGTCTTTGGtacgtgtgtatatatatatatatatatatatataatgtctTATATTGTTTATAGgacctttttctttctatacTTTGTGTTGTCTTACTCTTATTATGAGTTAGAAACCTAGAATTTGCATTTTATGAATTTGGAAGGACaaatttttaaactcttttAAGAAAGGTAGATTCATATGTTGGCTTACTTTCTAAAtcatgagttattttttttggataaataattctcacatatatattgtggggccagagaacttacgACCCGACTCACTTTCCACTAGGGCCCAGGGCCAGTGCCGAGGAGGgtagttgccgaggacgagtAGGAAAAGACCAAATAGCATAGAGacgcagccgaggatgaccctatCCTCGGCATCCCGAGACTTCGAAGGGAAGAGTGACAtgccatcaaaggcagcctccaaaaGACCCCCAGGagaagaggcgagtagaatgggacccatgTGGGGGTACGGTGTGGAGGTGGTTCAAGGTAtatacgtcccctccgcattgaatgcgtcCAGAAACgtcctaaccatattaatgagaaaagacgcttgaaCAGTGTGttttcggttattgcaactaacaaaatgcaaggggaggcggctgatgggacagataCTTGAataggcacctgcctgatcaacaggtggagggtcaggatcagccaagaggggctatataatgtgaagactgatGCGCCaaaaagggggttgggaaaaaaagggccaagaaccagagccttccagaccgcctcaaggagaaagactcctcgagcgaacatggtttaattctgtatgaacaccacgactaaccaccatccagtgaccaaggcctagcctttcaaacccacgctctataaatgatattgtttgggcctttttacgtgtgaacccaatatcattttgggtcgttacaaattgagtcctcacaattggcgtcgtctatGGGAAGGCTTAtgtgttggcacaggcggtgggtAGAGAAAATCCCCCCGTCACTTCCAATGGCCTGTCATAGTGCTCTAGCACAGAGTTCCATTAGGGGTTATGCTTTTTCATTAGGGGCTATGCTTCGAAACGTCAGTAGAGCGGAGGGtcctaggggcttggccgaggggctaatctccccaaatttaaagaaatctaagttttggacagaaccaaggtattgcatggtcctcggactcaaacctatgaggaaaccaactacttaaaaatcaagttttggatagaaccaaggtattgtatagtcctcggactcaaacctatggggaaaccaactacttaaaaactgaattttggacagaaccaaggtattgcatggtcctcggactcaaacctatggggaaaccaactacttaaaaatcaagttttggacagaaccaaggtattgcatggtcctcggacttaaacctatagggaaaccaactacttaaaaactgagttttggacagaactaaggtattgcatggtcctcggactcaaacctatggggaaaccaactacttaaaaaccgagttttggatagaaccaaggtactgcatggtcctcggactcaaacctatgggaaagccaactatttaaaggaaatctGGATACTAAGTTGGACCTAACAATACATGGGACATCTCGGATGATGCCTATATCTCCATTGAAGGAGGTTCAGACACGAGTTCAAGGCTCTATAGGTGCGGGTAAGCTAACGTTCCGAAACATGATTCTAAATATATCGCATGCACAAccattcatacatgttaagacaattagttcaaaaatcataaacaatagTAAGTATCGACGAGGGCAACTAACAAGTAatcaaaaggaaagaggaagaaaaaaatttcatatatgtgTTCAATAGGTTCAAACTAAAAGCAGactacaaagttttcaaaataaaaaagaaactagttaatcattaaactaaaaacaaatacggAGGCTGGCCGGGGTTTCTACTTCTTCAATTCTGTGTCGGCCACATCCTGGGAAGGCAGAACAGGACCAACTTCGACGCCCTGGAGGAcagtcccttctggggaagacTGAGCAGGATCGGTGTCAATACTCTTGGGGACCTCAGTGAGGGGAATTGCCTGTAGGGGCTGGGCAAGTATGGCTGGCTCTTCGGCATCAGGGATCTAAGCGTTGACCATAGGCTCGGCGTCCTCTTTGGGCACCTCGGGATCCATACTTTCAGGTGCTTCTATCACATCATGAAGCTCTCCCCCTTTAAGGGACTCGCTAGGAGGGACGCTGATCTGTGCAGCCTCTGACTGAGTAACCCCTGCCTCGTGTTGATCGCTCACAGCCTCGGAGCTGGCAGAGGCGGCCTCACGGATGGCTGGAGGGTAaaatatgctctccgccttccacaaatcagacgaagcatccaccccagctcgctttaaagcctcttcccaaacctgggagcagtatagCCTGCACACCCCGGGAATTTGGGCTTTAAGGGaggcttgggtttcagctacCCCCGTATTGTAACCCTCATCCTTGGCCTTGTCCCTAGCAGCTTCGGCCTCGTTTCTGGCAAACTTAGCCTCCTGCTTGGCCCTCAAGGTTTCGTCTCGGGCATACTCCGCCACACCTTTAGCATTCTCTGCCGTGATCAGTCTTTTCTTCAAATCAttgatctgctccttggctATTTGCAACTGATCCTTGGCTTCGAGTAGACGTTTAGTCTGTTCCTCagcctgtttttgggcaccaTCTAAACCCGCCGAGGTGTTATCCCTCTCTCGGATAGCCTCCTTTAAGGCATCCTTGGCCTTTGCGAGGTCGTCCTTGGAAGTTTTGAGAGTCCGCGTGGCGTCTATGCATTTGGAGCGTTCATTCTCGGCGTCCTTACTCTACTTGTTAACTTCCTCTGCCATCCTATCGatggcctggagagcctgtcaagtgAGATAAATACATCGTGAGTGACAGACCGGGagcaagagttaataaagttttaggtttcaagagcttaccatgcccaagtacctcttcgtactgaggaagacctcctgcatcctcattttcttcaactcATCCACGTCGGTGggaagtagcatggttctccctaatgcgtctGCCACATAACCgccctcgccatctccaaggtccctcatggatGCGGTTTCCAACAGTGGCcccccgtggagcattggggcggGAAGCCAGGCGCTTGGCAAGGATTGGGCTTCGATCCCCTTCCCTTTGCTTTGGGCGGATTGGGCTTCAGTCTCTTTACCCTTGCTTTGGTGCCCAATCTTTAATTGTTTCACACGCGGGGCTTCATCCCTCTCCTTAGAAGATTGGGATTTTTCCCCGTCCATGGCTTCCTTTTCCTTGGGactcctttttctctttgagtCAGTGGGCTCcggccgaggaggcagagctggttggggaggagcaggaagtttggggcggGGAGATTGTGGCTGcgacttggtggaggatgacctggtcTGGATGGTCTGGGGTTGAGGTGGTGGAGAGGGAGCACTGGACTGCGGTGTTCCTTGCGCACCCTTCCCCATTTGACCCTCGAGGAGGTCAAATAAGCTGGTTGGGGGCTTTCTCTTAATTCCCATCTTGGCTCAGGAGGATGTAGCGGTTGACAATAGCTCCGCTTCGGACAAGTCTAGGTCCCCTAGATCGCCAGAAGGATCCTCGAATGGGCCGGCTTGATCAAATGCCCCAAAACCCTCCTCGGACGGATCCAAATTATCTTCGTCCTCCGCTGCGCGATGAAGCGACGAAGAGCCCACCAATGGGATGCCCTCTGGGACAGGAGATCCTTCGGAGATCAAAAACCCTTGTTCAACTgctttaatttttggaagccaaggacggttAGCGCTAATCACGTGCTTTGGGTCGGCAAACGACTTCTGAAGGGGAgcgtaccctaagattttgtgagcggctctgACTTGACCATCTTTGTCATTTACGAAAACTGCCGCCTAaagaacagtctccaagtccACCCGGTTAACTAGGTGAAAGTGCTGATGAAAGGCGTTGGGATCTACAAGAAAAAGACATGCACATGGTTAGTAACCGAACCACGTCAAATTAAAATGGTGCAAAAGATCAGTACCCTTCCACTCtctataccccacctggttttCCTTCCACCATTGGGCATGGAACGCCGTCGTGCCATTCCCCAAATACAATAAGAAAGTCTTTGTTCAACACCTTGCTGGAGTcggggaggcactgaattaaCCGAACCCTTTTGTCTCTGGTCTTCATATAATAGACTTTGTCctttaatttttggagattgtagcaccaattcacgtcatgatgggttagtcttagcctcattttctcatttagggcatccacacaacccaaaatcctaaacatattggcgGCGCACTAGGTGGGAGCTAACcggaaatgcctaaggtaatTCTTCGTTACTAGCCAtatggggattctcatacccccctctacgaAGGCGATAACAGGAATTACCACCTCGCCTGTACTTCTCAGAATatgccactcccccatcttacaatgccTCAAACTCATGTTGGGGGGAATTCTAtaatcggcgatgaacttttccatcgcctcttcgGTCTCAACCAATTTCCTCAGTCTCATTTTAACCATCTCTAAGAACTACTAAACAGACTCAACCAACTATGGGAGAAGGAAgggaacaagagaaaaataaacccagaaaagaaaaaacacgagttaatggaggcagagaacttacagaaaagaggaaaggtgtctcggacaggctttttgtgctggagatagacttgaatttggacgAAAGTTCAGATGAGTCCAGGGTACATGcactagaactcttaagtgcaaaattgaagagacaaatcagttccaaaaatcatttatgcCTCCCATCGAAAGTGACTGcacgaattttcccgcccataaaggccAGGAAATCTCCACCGTTAGATCTCCATCATGCCGTTGAACGGGGGAAGCACAGAGtcgcccgcatttaatgaggacacgtttcaccttccaaatGCTCTaagaacgtgtctcgggcaggCGAAAAGTCTCGGAAACCGATAGGTGATAAGGATTGACAAGCATTAACAGAcgtctgatgtcatcaaaaccctcctatccgtccgaggagccggatagcaggattttgaggggctattgtggggccagagaacttacgACCCGACCCACTTTCCACTAGGGCCCAGGGCCAGTGCCGAGGAGGGTAGTTGTCGAGGACGAGTAGGAAAAGACCAAATAGCATAGAGACGCAGctgaggatgaccctgtcctcggcatcccgaGACTTCGAAGGGAAGAGTGACAtgccatcaaaggcagcctccaaaaGAACCCCAGGagaagaggcgagtagaatgggacccacgtgggggtacggtgtGGAGGTGAttcaaggtaaatacgtcccctccgcattgaatgcgtcCACAAACGTCCTAActatattaatgagaaaaggcGCCTGAACAatgtggtttcggttattgcaactaacaaaaagtacaaggaggcggctgatgggacagataCTTGAataggcacctgcctgatcaacaggtagagggtcaggatcagctaagaggggctatataatgtaaagacTGATGCGCCAaaaagggggctgggaaaaaaagggctaagaaccagagcctcccagaccgcctcaaggagagagactcctcgagcgaacacggtttaattctgtatgaacaccacgactaaccaccgtccggtgaccaaggcctagcctttcaaacccatgctctacaaatgatattgtttgggcctttttacgtgcgaacccaatatcattttgggtcattacaaattgaatccttgcacacacacacacacacacacacacacatatatatatatatatataagagagagagagagagagagag contains the following coding sequences:
- the LOC115961658 gene encoding uncharacterized protein LOC115961658; the protein is MGIKRKPPTSLFDLLEGQMGKGAQGTPQSSAPSPPPQPQTIQTRSSSTKSQPQSPRPKLPAPPQPALPPRPEPTDSKRKRSPKEKEAMDGEKSQSSKERDEAPRVKQLKIGHQSKGKETEAQSAQSKGKGIEAQSLPSAWLPAPMLHGGPLLETASMRDLGDGEGDATRTLKTSKDDLAKAKDALKEAIRERDNTSAGLDGAQKQAEEQTKRLLEAKDQLQIAKEQINDLKKRLITAENAKGVAEYARDETLRAKQEAKFARNEAEAARDKAKDEGYNTGVAETQASLKAQIPGVCRLYCSQAESIFYPPAIREAASASSEAVSDQHEAGVTQSEAAQISVPPSESLKGGELHDVIEAPESMDPEVPKEDAEPMAIPLTEVPKSIDTDPAQSSPEGTVLQGVEVGPVLPSQDVADTELKK